The window GCGTTTGAGGAGCGGGGGTTCGGGGGCCGGCCCCCGAAAGGGACGGGAATGGGTAGGGGCGGCGGGGGCGAGAGATCCTCAGTCGAGGAGACCGAATCGCATCGCGTACGTCACCGCCGCCGTGCGGTCGGTCACCCCCAGTTTGCCGAACGCTCGCAGCAGATGCGTCTTCACCGTCGACTCGCCGATGAAGAGCCGACGCCCGATCTCCGAGTTCGTACAGCCGTCCGCGACCAGCCGCAGAACGGCAACCTCCCGCCCGGACAACCGCGGCCGCTCCGACTGCGTACGGAGCCGGTCGACCAGCCGGGCGGCAACGGCCGGTGCCAACACGGTCTCGCCCCGCGCGGCGGCCCGTACCGCGTCCGCCAACGCCCCACGCGGCAGATCCTTGAGGAGATAGCCCGCGGCCCCGGCCTCGACGGCCCGCAGGATGTCCCGGTCGGTGTCGTACGTGGTGAGCACGATGACGCGGCACGGCAGCCCCGCCTCCGTCATCCGGAGGATCGAGTCGACACCCCCGCCACCGGGCATCCGCAGATCCATGAGGACGATGTCGGGCCGCAACTCGGCGGCGAGGGCCTCGGCCTGCGGC is drawn from Streptomyces liliifuscus and contains these coding sequences:
- a CDS encoding response regulator, which codes for MIRIVLADDHPVVREGLRAMLSAEPDLEVVADASSGPQAEALAAELRPDIVLMDLRMPGGGGVDSILRMTEAGLPCRVIVLTTYDTDRDILRAVEAGAAGYLLKDLPRGALADAVRAAARGETVLAPAVAARLVDRLRTQSERPRLSGREVAVLRLVADGCTNSEIGRRLFIGESTVKTHLLRAFGKLGVTDRTAAVTYAMRFGLLD